One segment of Syngnathus scovelli strain Florida chromosome 6, RoL_Ssco_1.2, whole genome shotgun sequence DNA contains the following:
- the wt1a gene encoding WT1 transcription factor a isoform X5: MGSDVRDLNSLLPPVPAGPSPSCPALPVNTAPQWAPVLDFHTATSPYSSLGPPHTSLGPHSFIKQEPSWGSASDPHHLDSDPHCGLSAFTVHFSGQFTGTGACRYGAAFGGPPPAPAPSSQPPSVGAPHHHQPPSRMFSNPPYLTNCMDTQPAARNQTGYSTVAFDGASNYGHTPTHPSSQFSNHSFKHEDTLSHQNSIEQQYPMPPSMYGCHNPSDSCTGSQALLLRNPYNSHAGGYDSDPSAPMVYSCSTQYRIHTHGVFRGIQDVRRVPSIGPAIVRSESSEKRPFMCPHPGCNKRYFKLSHLQMHGRKHTGEKPYHCDVAECGRGFSRSDQLKRHQRRHTGVKPFQCETCQRKFSRSDHLKTHTRTHTGKTSEKPFNCRWPNCQKKFARSDELVRHHNMHQRNLTKLQLAI; encoded by the exons ATGGGTTCAGATGTACGTGACCTGAACTCCCTGCTACCTCCCGTTCCAGCCGGGCCCAGTCCAAGCTGCCCGGCTCTACCAGTCAACACGGCCCCACAGTGGGCTCCCGTCCTGGACTTCCACACTGCCACCTCACCTTACTCATCTCTGGGACCCCCTCACACGTCCCTCGGGCCGCACTCCTTCATCAAGCAGGAGCCCAGCTGGGGGAGCGCGAGCGACCCCCACCACCTGGACTCGGATCCTCACTGCGGCCTCAGCGCCTTCACCGTCCACTTCTCGGGGCAGTTCACGGGCACGGGGGCCTGTCGATACGGGGCCGCCTTCGGAGGACCCCCTCCTGCaccggctccctccagccagccaCCTTCAGTCGGTGCCCCGCATCATCACCAACCCCCCAGCAGGATGTTTAGCAACCCACCATACCTGACCAACTGCATGGACACACAGCCTGCCGCCCGCAACCAGACAG GTTACAGCACAGTCGCATTCGATGGCGCCAGCAATTACGGTCACACGCCAACTCACCCCAGCTCGCAGTTCTCCAACCACTCCTTCAAACATGAAGACACGCTAAGTCATCAGAATTCCATCG AGCAGCAGTATCCTATGCCTCCTTCAATGTATGGATGCCACAACCCTTCAGACAGCTGTACCGGCAGTCAGGCTCTGCTGCTGAGGAATCCTTACAACAG TCATGCAGGGGGCTACGACAGTGACCCAAGCGCGCCCATGGTGTACAGCTGCAGCACACAGTACCGCATACACACGCATGGCGTCTTCAGAGGAATACAG gaTGTAAGGCGGGTTCCCAGCATTGGTCCAGCAATAGTTCGATCAGAGAGCAGCGAGAAACGTCCATTCATGTGTCCACACCCAGGATGCAACAAGCGCTACTTTAAGCTGTCTCATCTGCAGATGCACGGCCGCAAACACACCG GGGAGAAACCTTACCACTGTGACGTTGCAGAATGTGGTCGGGGCTTCTCTCGCTCTGACCAGCTCAAAAGACACCAAAGGAGGCACACAG GAGTTAAACCCTTCCAATGCGAGACGTGTCAGAGAAAATTCTCTCGGTCTGATCACCTTAAGACACACACCCGGACTCATACAGGTAAAACAA GCGAGAAGCCGTTCAACTGCCGTTGGCCAAACTGTCAGAAGAAGTTTGCCCGCAGTGACGAGTTGGTGCGGCACCACAACATGCACCAGAGAAACCTCACAAAGCTCCAACTGGCCATCTGA
- the wt1a gene encoding WT1 transcription factor a isoform X2 codes for MGSDVRDLNSLLPPVPAGPSPSCPALPVNTAPQWAPVLDFHTATSPYSSLGPPHTSLGPHSFIKQEPSWGSASDPHHLDSDPHCGLSAFTVHFSGQFTGTGACRYGAAFGGPPPAPAPSSQPPSVGAPHHHQPPSRMFSNPPYLTNCMDTQPAARNQTGYSTVAFDGASNYGHTPTHPSSQFSNHSFKHEDTLSHQNSIEQQYPMPPSMYGCHNPSDSCTGSQALLLRNPYNSGENVYQMTSQLECVAWNPVNTLASTMKSHAGGYDSDPSAPMVYSCSTQYRIHTHGVFRGIQDVRRVPSIGPAIVRSESSEKRPFMCPHPGCNKRYFKLSHLQMHGRKHTGEKPYHCDVAECGRGFSRSDQLKRHQRRHTGVKPFQCETCQRKFSRSDHLKTHTRTHTGKTSEKPFNCRWPNCQKKFARSDELVRHHNMHQRNLTKLQLAI; via the exons ATGGGTTCAGATGTACGTGACCTGAACTCCCTGCTACCTCCCGTTCCAGCCGGGCCCAGTCCAAGCTGCCCGGCTCTACCAGTCAACACGGCCCCACAGTGGGCTCCCGTCCTGGACTTCCACACTGCCACCTCACCTTACTCATCTCTGGGACCCCCTCACACGTCCCTCGGGCCGCACTCCTTCATCAAGCAGGAGCCCAGCTGGGGGAGCGCGAGCGACCCCCACCACCTGGACTCGGATCCTCACTGCGGCCTCAGCGCCTTCACCGTCCACTTCTCGGGGCAGTTCACGGGCACGGGGGCCTGTCGATACGGGGCCGCCTTCGGAGGACCCCCTCCTGCaccggctccctccagccagccaCCTTCAGTCGGTGCCCCGCATCATCACCAACCCCCCAGCAGGATGTTTAGCAACCCACCATACCTGACCAACTGCATGGACACACAGCCTGCCGCCCGCAACCAGACAG GTTACAGCACAGTCGCATTCGATGGCGCCAGCAATTACGGTCACACGCCAACTCACCCCAGCTCGCAGTTCTCCAACCACTCCTTCAAACATGAAGACACGCTAAGTCATCAGAATTCCATCG AGCAGCAGTATCCTATGCCTCCTTCAATGTATGGATGCCACAACCCTTCAGACAGCTGTACCGGCAGTCAGGCTCTGCTGCTGAGGAATCCTTACAACAG TGGTGAAAATGTTTATCAAATGACCTCTCAGTTGGAGTGTGTGGCTTGGAACCCTGTCAATACACTGGCATCCACCATGAAGAG TCATGCAGGGGGCTACGACAGTGACCCAAGCGCGCCCATGGTGTACAGCTGCAGCACACAGTACCGCATACACACGCATGGCGTCTTCAGAGGAATACAG gaTGTAAGGCGGGTTCCCAGCATTGGTCCAGCAATAGTTCGATCAGAGAGCAGCGAGAAACGTCCATTCATGTGTCCACACCCAGGATGCAACAAGCGCTACTTTAAGCTGTCTCATCTGCAGATGCACGGCCGCAAACACACCG GGGAGAAACCTTACCACTGTGACGTTGCAGAATGTGGTCGGGGCTTCTCTCGCTCTGACCAGCTCAAAAGACACCAAAGGAGGCACACAG GAGTTAAACCCTTCCAATGCGAGACGTGTCAGAGAAAATTCTCTCGGTCTGATCACCTTAAGACACACACCCGGACTCATACAGGTAAAACAA GCGAGAAGCCGTTCAACTGCCGTTGGCCAAACTGTCAGAAGAAGTTTGCCCGCAGTGACGAGTTGGTGCGGCACCACAACATGCACCAGAGAAACCTCACAAAGCTCCAACTGGCCATCTGA
- the wt1a gene encoding WT1 transcription factor a isoform X4 encodes MGSDVRDLNSLLPPVPAGPSPSCPALPVNTAPQWAPVLDFHTATSPYSSLGPPHTSLGPHSFIKQEPSWGSASDPHHLDSDPHCGLSAFTVHFSGQFTGTGACRYGAAFGGPPPAPAPSSQPPSVGAPHHHQPPSRMFSNPPYLTNCMDTQPAARNQTGYSTVAFDGASNYGHTPTHPSSQFSNHSFKHEDTLSHQNSIAEQQYPMPPSMYGCHNPSDSCTGSQALLLRNPYNSHAGGYDSDPSAPMVYSCSTQYRIHTHGVFRGIQDVRRVPSIGPAIVRSESSEKRPFMCPHPGCNKRYFKLSHLQMHGRKHTGEKPYHCDVAECGRGFSRSDQLKRHQRRHTGVKPFQCETCQRKFSRSDHLKTHTRTHTGKTSEKPFNCRWPNCQKKFARSDELVRHHNMHQRNLTKLQLAI; translated from the exons ATGGGTTCAGATGTACGTGACCTGAACTCCCTGCTACCTCCCGTTCCAGCCGGGCCCAGTCCAAGCTGCCCGGCTCTACCAGTCAACACGGCCCCACAGTGGGCTCCCGTCCTGGACTTCCACACTGCCACCTCACCTTACTCATCTCTGGGACCCCCTCACACGTCCCTCGGGCCGCACTCCTTCATCAAGCAGGAGCCCAGCTGGGGGAGCGCGAGCGACCCCCACCACCTGGACTCGGATCCTCACTGCGGCCTCAGCGCCTTCACCGTCCACTTCTCGGGGCAGTTCACGGGCACGGGGGCCTGTCGATACGGGGCCGCCTTCGGAGGACCCCCTCCTGCaccggctccctccagccagccaCCTTCAGTCGGTGCCCCGCATCATCACCAACCCCCCAGCAGGATGTTTAGCAACCCACCATACCTGACCAACTGCATGGACACACAGCCTGCCGCCCGCAACCAGACAG GTTACAGCACAGTCGCATTCGATGGCGCCAGCAATTACGGTCACACGCCAACTCACCCCAGCTCGCAGTTCTCCAACCACTCCTTCAAACATGAAGACACGCTAAGTCATCAGAATTCCATCG CAGAGCAGCAGTATCCTATGCCTCCTTCAATGTATGGATGCCACAACCCTTCAGACAGCTGTACCGGCAGTCAGGCTCTGCTGCTGAGGAATCCTTACAACAG TCATGCAGGGGGCTACGACAGTGACCCAAGCGCGCCCATGGTGTACAGCTGCAGCACACAGTACCGCATACACACGCATGGCGTCTTCAGAGGAATACAG gaTGTAAGGCGGGTTCCCAGCATTGGTCCAGCAATAGTTCGATCAGAGAGCAGCGAGAAACGTCCATTCATGTGTCCACACCCAGGATGCAACAAGCGCTACTTTAAGCTGTCTCATCTGCAGATGCACGGCCGCAAACACACCG GGGAGAAACCTTACCACTGTGACGTTGCAGAATGTGGTCGGGGCTTCTCTCGCTCTGACCAGCTCAAAAGACACCAAAGGAGGCACACAG GAGTTAAACCCTTCCAATGCGAGACGTGTCAGAGAAAATTCTCTCGGTCTGATCACCTTAAGACACACACCCGGACTCATACAGGTAAAACAA GCGAGAAGCCGTTCAACTGCCGTTGGCCAAACTGTCAGAAGAAGTTTGCCCGCAGTGACGAGTTGGTGCGGCACCACAACATGCACCAGAGAAACCTCACAAAGCTCCAACTGGCCATCTGA
- the wt1a gene encoding WT1 transcription factor a isoform X7, with protein MTSQLECVAWNPVNTLASTMKSHAGGYDSDPSAPMVYSCSTQYRIHTHGVFRGIQDVRRVPSIGPAIVRSESSEKRPFMCPHPGCNKRYFKLSHLQMHGRKHTGEKPYHCDVAECGRGFSRSDQLKRHQRRHTGVKPFQCETCQRKFSRSDHLKTHTRTHTGKTSEKPFNCRWPNCQKKFARSDELVRHHNMHQRNLTKLQLAI; from the exons ATGACCTCTCAGTTGGAGTGTGTGGCTTGGAACCCTGTCAATACACTGGCATCCACCATGAAGAG TCATGCAGGGGGCTACGACAGTGACCCAAGCGCGCCCATGGTGTACAGCTGCAGCACACAGTACCGCATACACACGCATGGCGTCTTCAGAGGAATACAG gaTGTAAGGCGGGTTCCCAGCATTGGTCCAGCAATAGTTCGATCAGAGAGCAGCGAGAAACGTCCATTCATGTGTCCACACCCAGGATGCAACAAGCGCTACTTTAAGCTGTCTCATCTGCAGATGCACGGCCGCAAACACACCG GGGAGAAACCTTACCACTGTGACGTTGCAGAATGTGGTCGGGGCTTCTCTCGCTCTGACCAGCTCAAAAGACACCAAAGGAGGCACACAG GAGTTAAACCCTTCCAATGCGAGACGTGTCAGAGAAAATTCTCTCGGTCTGATCACCTTAAGACACACACCCGGACTCATACAGGTAAAACAA GCGAGAAGCCGTTCAACTGCCGTTGGCCAAACTGTCAGAAGAAGTTTGCCCGCAGTGACGAGTTGGTGCGGCACCACAACATGCACCAGAGAAACCTCACAAAGCTCCAACTGGCCATCTGA
- the wt1a gene encoding WT1 transcription factor a isoform X1, whose translation MGSDVRDLNSLLPPVPAGPSPSCPALPVNTAPQWAPVLDFHTATSPYSSLGPPHTSLGPHSFIKQEPSWGSASDPHHLDSDPHCGLSAFTVHFSGQFTGTGACRYGAAFGGPPPAPAPSSQPPSVGAPHHHQPPSRMFSNPPYLTNCMDTQPAARNQTGYSTVAFDGASNYGHTPTHPSSQFSNHSFKHEDTLSHQNSIAEQQYPMPPSMYGCHNPSDSCTGSQALLLRNPYNSGENVYQMTSQLECVAWNPVNTLASTMKSHAGGYDSDPSAPMVYSCSTQYRIHTHGVFRGIQDVRRVPSIGPAIVRSESSEKRPFMCPHPGCNKRYFKLSHLQMHGRKHTGEKPYHCDVAECGRGFSRSDQLKRHQRRHTGVKPFQCETCQRKFSRSDHLKTHTRTHTGKTSEKPFNCRWPNCQKKFARSDELVRHHNMHQRNLTKLQLAI comes from the exons ATGGGTTCAGATGTACGTGACCTGAACTCCCTGCTACCTCCCGTTCCAGCCGGGCCCAGTCCAAGCTGCCCGGCTCTACCAGTCAACACGGCCCCACAGTGGGCTCCCGTCCTGGACTTCCACACTGCCACCTCACCTTACTCATCTCTGGGACCCCCTCACACGTCCCTCGGGCCGCACTCCTTCATCAAGCAGGAGCCCAGCTGGGGGAGCGCGAGCGACCCCCACCACCTGGACTCGGATCCTCACTGCGGCCTCAGCGCCTTCACCGTCCACTTCTCGGGGCAGTTCACGGGCACGGGGGCCTGTCGATACGGGGCCGCCTTCGGAGGACCCCCTCCTGCaccggctccctccagccagccaCCTTCAGTCGGTGCCCCGCATCATCACCAACCCCCCAGCAGGATGTTTAGCAACCCACCATACCTGACCAACTGCATGGACACACAGCCTGCCGCCCGCAACCAGACAG GTTACAGCACAGTCGCATTCGATGGCGCCAGCAATTACGGTCACACGCCAACTCACCCCAGCTCGCAGTTCTCCAACCACTCCTTCAAACATGAAGACACGCTAAGTCATCAGAATTCCATCG CAGAGCAGCAGTATCCTATGCCTCCTTCAATGTATGGATGCCACAACCCTTCAGACAGCTGTACCGGCAGTCAGGCTCTGCTGCTGAGGAATCCTTACAACAG TGGTGAAAATGTTTATCAAATGACCTCTCAGTTGGAGTGTGTGGCTTGGAACCCTGTCAATACACTGGCATCCACCATGAAGAG TCATGCAGGGGGCTACGACAGTGACCCAAGCGCGCCCATGGTGTACAGCTGCAGCACACAGTACCGCATACACACGCATGGCGTCTTCAGAGGAATACAG gaTGTAAGGCGGGTTCCCAGCATTGGTCCAGCAATAGTTCGATCAGAGAGCAGCGAGAAACGTCCATTCATGTGTCCACACCCAGGATGCAACAAGCGCTACTTTAAGCTGTCTCATCTGCAGATGCACGGCCGCAAACACACCG GGGAGAAACCTTACCACTGTGACGTTGCAGAATGTGGTCGGGGCTTCTCTCGCTCTGACCAGCTCAAAAGACACCAAAGGAGGCACACAG GAGTTAAACCCTTCCAATGCGAGACGTGTCAGAGAAAATTCTCTCGGTCTGATCACCTTAAGACACACACCCGGACTCATACAGGTAAAACAA GCGAGAAGCCGTTCAACTGCCGTTGGCCAAACTGTCAGAAGAAGTTTGCCCGCAGTGACGAGTTGGTGCGGCACCACAACATGCACCAGAGAAACCTCACAAAGCTCCAACTGGCCATCTGA
- the wt1a gene encoding WT1 transcription factor a isoform X8: protein MNLKSTNDHPPSESLAATLSSQKSPTLEVITDVRRVPSIGPAIVRSESSEKRPFMCPHPGCNKRYFKLSHLQMHGRKHTGEKPYHCDVAECGRGFSRSDQLKRHQRRHTGVKPFQCETCQRKFSRSDHLKTHTRTHTGKTSEKPFNCRWPNCQKKFARSDELVRHHNMHQRNLTKLQLAI from the exons ATGAACCTAAAGTCTACAAATGATCATCCGCCATCTGAATCTCTTGCTGCTACTCTATCCTCCCAGAAGAGTCCTACTCTAGAAGTGATAACT gaTGTAAGGCGGGTTCCCAGCATTGGTCCAGCAATAGTTCGATCAGAGAGCAGCGAGAAACGTCCATTCATGTGTCCACACCCAGGATGCAACAAGCGCTACTTTAAGCTGTCTCATCTGCAGATGCACGGCCGCAAACACACCG GGGAGAAACCTTACCACTGTGACGTTGCAGAATGTGGTCGGGGCTTCTCTCGCTCTGACCAGCTCAAAAGACACCAAAGGAGGCACACAG GAGTTAAACCCTTCCAATGCGAGACGTGTCAGAGAAAATTCTCTCGGTCTGATCACCTTAAGACACACACCCGGACTCATACAGGTAAAACAA GCGAGAAGCCGTTCAACTGCCGTTGGCCAAACTGTCAGAAGAAGTTTGCCCGCAGTGACGAGTTGGTGCGGCACCACAACATGCACCAGAGAAACCTCACAAAGCTCCAACTGGCCATCTGA
- the wt1a gene encoding WT1 transcription factor a isoform X3 yields the protein MGSDVRDLNSLLPPVPAGPSPSCPALPVNTAPQWAPVLDFHTATSPYSSLGPPHTSLGPHSFIKQEPSWGSASDPHHLDSDPHCGLSAFTVHFSGQFTGTGACRYGAAFGGPPPAPAPSSQPPSVGAPHHHQPPSRMFSNPPYLTNCMDTQPAARNQTGYSTVAFDGASNYGHTPTHPSSQFSNHSFKHEDTLSHQNSIAEQQYPMPPSMYGCHNPSDSCTGSQALLLRNPYNSGENVYQMTSQLECVAWNPVNTLASTMKSHAGGYDSDPSAPMVYSCSTQYRIHTHGVFRGIQDVRRVPSIGPAIVRSESSEKRPFMCPHPGCNKRYFKLSHLQMHGRKHTGEKPYHCDVAECGRGFSRSDQLKRHQRRHTGVKPFQCETCQRKFSRSDHLKTHTRTHTGEKPFNCRWPNCQKKFARSDELVRHHNMHQRNLTKLQLAI from the exons ATGGGTTCAGATGTACGTGACCTGAACTCCCTGCTACCTCCCGTTCCAGCCGGGCCCAGTCCAAGCTGCCCGGCTCTACCAGTCAACACGGCCCCACAGTGGGCTCCCGTCCTGGACTTCCACACTGCCACCTCACCTTACTCATCTCTGGGACCCCCTCACACGTCCCTCGGGCCGCACTCCTTCATCAAGCAGGAGCCCAGCTGGGGGAGCGCGAGCGACCCCCACCACCTGGACTCGGATCCTCACTGCGGCCTCAGCGCCTTCACCGTCCACTTCTCGGGGCAGTTCACGGGCACGGGGGCCTGTCGATACGGGGCCGCCTTCGGAGGACCCCCTCCTGCaccggctccctccagccagccaCCTTCAGTCGGTGCCCCGCATCATCACCAACCCCCCAGCAGGATGTTTAGCAACCCACCATACCTGACCAACTGCATGGACACACAGCCTGCCGCCCGCAACCAGACAG GTTACAGCACAGTCGCATTCGATGGCGCCAGCAATTACGGTCACACGCCAACTCACCCCAGCTCGCAGTTCTCCAACCACTCCTTCAAACATGAAGACACGCTAAGTCATCAGAATTCCATCG CAGAGCAGCAGTATCCTATGCCTCCTTCAATGTATGGATGCCACAACCCTTCAGACAGCTGTACCGGCAGTCAGGCTCTGCTGCTGAGGAATCCTTACAACAG TGGTGAAAATGTTTATCAAATGACCTCTCAGTTGGAGTGTGTGGCTTGGAACCCTGTCAATACACTGGCATCCACCATGAAGAG TCATGCAGGGGGCTACGACAGTGACCCAAGCGCGCCCATGGTGTACAGCTGCAGCACACAGTACCGCATACACACGCATGGCGTCTTCAGAGGAATACAG gaTGTAAGGCGGGTTCCCAGCATTGGTCCAGCAATAGTTCGATCAGAGAGCAGCGAGAAACGTCCATTCATGTGTCCACACCCAGGATGCAACAAGCGCTACTTTAAGCTGTCTCATCTGCAGATGCACGGCCGCAAACACACCG GGGAGAAACCTTACCACTGTGACGTTGCAGAATGTGGTCGGGGCTTCTCTCGCTCTGACCAGCTCAAAAGACACCAAAGGAGGCACACAG GAGTTAAACCCTTCCAATGCGAGACGTGTCAGAGAAAATTCTCTCGGTCTGATCACCTTAAGACACACACCCGGACTCATACAG GCGAGAAGCCGTTCAACTGCCGTTGGCCAAACTGTCAGAAGAAGTTTGCCCGCAGTGACGAGTTGGTGCGGCACCACAACATGCACCAGAGAAACCTCACAAAGCTCCAACTGGCCATCTGA
- the wt1a gene encoding WT1 transcription factor a isoform X6 has protein sequence MGSDVRDLNSLLPPVPAGPSPSCPALPVNTAPQWAPVLDFHTATSPYSSLGPPHTSLGPHSFIKQEPSWGSASDPHHLDSDPHCGLSAFTVHFSGQFTGTGACRYGAAFGGPPPAPAPSSQPPSVGAPHHHQPPSRMFSNPPYLTNCMDTQPAARNQTGYSTVAFDGASNYGHTPTHPSSQFSNHSFKHEDTLSHQNSIAEQQYPMPPSMYGCHNPSDSCTGSQALLLRNPYNSHAGGYDSDPSAPMVYSCSTQYRIHTHGVFRGIQDVRRVPSIGPAIVRSESSEKRPFMCPHPGCNKRYFKLSHLQMHGRKHTGEKPYHCDVAECGRGFSRSDQLKRHQRRHTGVKPFQCETCQRKFSRSDHLKTHTRTHTGEKPFNCRWPNCQKKFARSDELVRHHNMHQRNLTKLQLAI, from the exons ATGGGTTCAGATGTACGTGACCTGAACTCCCTGCTACCTCCCGTTCCAGCCGGGCCCAGTCCAAGCTGCCCGGCTCTACCAGTCAACACGGCCCCACAGTGGGCTCCCGTCCTGGACTTCCACACTGCCACCTCACCTTACTCATCTCTGGGACCCCCTCACACGTCCCTCGGGCCGCACTCCTTCATCAAGCAGGAGCCCAGCTGGGGGAGCGCGAGCGACCCCCACCACCTGGACTCGGATCCTCACTGCGGCCTCAGCGCCTTCACCGTCCACTTCTCGGGGCAGTTCACGGGCACGGGGGCCTGTCGATACGGGGCCGCCTTCGGAGGACCCCCTCCTGCaccggctccctccagccagccaCCTTCAGTCGGTGCCCCGCATCATCACCAACCCCCCAGCAGGATGTTTAGCAACCCACCATACCTGACCAACTGCATGGACACACAGCCTGCCGCCCGCAACCAGACAG GTTACAGCACAGTCGCATTCGATGGCGCCAGCAATTACGGTCACACGCCAACTCACCCCAGCTCGCAGTTCTCCAACCACTCCTTCAAACATGAAGACACGCTAAGTCATCAGAATTCCATCG CAGAGCAGCAGTATCCTATGCCTCCTTCAATGTATGGATGCCACAACCCTTCAGACAGCTGTACCGGCAGTCAGGCTCTGCTGCTGAGGAATCCTTACAACAG TCATGCAGGGGGCTACGACAGTGACCCAAGCGCGCCCATGGTGTACAGCTGCAGCACACAGTACCGCATACACACGCATGGCGTCTTCAGAGGAATACAG gaTGTAAGGCGGGTTCCCAGCATTGGTCCAGCAATAGTTCGATCAGAGAGCAGCGAGAAACGTCCATTCATGTGTCCACACCCAGGATGCAACAAGCGCTACTTTAAGCTGTCTCATCTGCAGATGCACGGCCGCAAACACACCG GGGAGAAACCTTACCACTGTGACGTTGCAGAATGTGGTCGGGGCTTCTCTCGCTCTGACCAGCTCAAAAGACACCAAAGGAGGCACACAG GAGTTAAACCCTTCCAATGCGAGACGTGTCAGAGAAAATTCTCTCGGTCTGATCACCTTAAGACACACACCCGGACTCATACAG GCGAGAAGCCGTTCAACTGCCGTTGGCCAAACTGTCAGAAGAAGTTTGCCCGCAGTGACGAGTTGGTGCGGCACCACAACATGCACCAGAGAAACCTCACAAAGCTCCAACTGGCCATCTGA